Genomic segment of Arachis stenosperma cultivar V10309 chromosome 4, arast.V10309.gnm1.PFL2, whole genome shotgun sequence:
ATGCCCTAACGCATGGATTGAAACTCCAAAATACGCGATGAAGTATTTTTACCCCTTGCGCCTCTTCATTCCCATTGTAGAGTGGGCGTGTTTCTATCTGGACAATTGACCCAGGCATCTTCTGAACCATAATCGAGAGCCACCACAACAAGGCTTGGTAACTCTCCTCCCAGTCATCGAAAACTTTCGCTATGGACTTCTGCTTTGCCAACCAAGCCTTTCGGTAACTGATGGTATAGTTGAACCTTAACTGGACTTCGGCTATTATAGTTTTCACCTTTATGGACGGGTCAGTCTTGACCAATGGCCTTATAGCCTCAGCAACTGTGTCCGAGTCCAACTTGGAATGATCCTGTGAAATCACTCCCGTTGTGCACGTGTGCCTACCGTTGTATCTGCGTATCTTCCAACAACCTTTTTTCCGTATCGAGCTGGTTCGGATAAGCCAGTCGCACCCACGCTCATACATCTTGCATTTTGCATAGAACGTCTCTGGCTCATACTCATACACGTCGTAGTCAACTCCTCTAGCGATAGTGTAACTTCTAATTGCTGCCACGATCGACTTTCTAGAACTGTATTCCATTCCAATCCGGAACTCTCCGTCCTCGGGATCAGCAACGCCTACAGAAAGTGCCTATCATCGTTTATTATTAAATCCAAAGTATATATTAAAGATAATATATTATTCGGTCATCACGTACCTATGTTTGAATATTCCGGAAACTCTGGTGCATGCATGGCGTCGAGATCCAACTCATGCATAAAAGGTGGCACGTTCATCGGTTGACTGATCGAGGAGTGAACCACTACATTATCAGCTGCTGTCTCAACTCTCACATCACCATCCTCATCTTCGTCGCCGGCTTCATAAGTGGCTTCGAAGTCATCTTCGCTGTCACTATTCATTCCCTCGTACACTACAGCTCTATCATCCTCCACCTCTAAGTCATTTTGAATACCTTCTGCCTCTACGGtttcaaactcaacatacaGCTCAATCTGTGGCTGTCGCTTCTGAGTCTGCCGGTGAATTTGAAACATATTATGCATAGTCACTTCGTCAGTGATTGACATGGTATCAAACTGTATTAGACCACCAAAAACTACAACCGAATTCCAGTATAGAATTTTGCTCACTCTCATTAATGTACCGTTCTCCATGCTTTGACAGAGACTATTCTGAAGTTCCATAAACGTCATGGTGTATGGAACCACAAACGAAAATAGATTCTAGCACACAAATCTCACTCTCTCATGAGTATTACGTATTATCTCACCATCGCGACACACTACCAAGTTTGTGGTACCCTCCATTATACCAGAAACACACTCAAAGAACACTCACACACTTCCTCAGAATGAAAATGAACCCGAGCACTGCCTTATATAGAGAGTAGCATTCACCACGCCCCCACGTTTTGATTACCTCAAGCGAATCACGTCCTGCCACGTGTCAGGACACCCCCACGTGCCACGTCATCATGCTCCCACGTGATGCCCAGGTGTACCAATCAAGCTCCGCCATGTCATCATCACGCCCCCATGTGCTACATCAGCACACCCCCACGTGGTGCTTGCGTGGCTTATTCATCTTCCGCCATGTCATCATCACGCCCCCAGGTGATGCCTACGTGGCCAATTTTTGCTCTGCTATGTCATCATCACGCCCCCACGTGCTAGGTTAGCACGCCTCCACGTGATGCCACCGTGTCCCATTCAACTTGCGCCACGTCATCTCACCTGACACTCGTCGCAGTCAACACGCCCCTGCGTGTTGAACATGGATCCACCATTGTGTAAAACACAATATTCTCCCAATTCTAGCCAAAACACCACTTTACTTCCCATATTAAAATTCTTGAGCCTCGGTACTTACCTCCATATATATCTGCGAAAAAAATGACaaactatattttatatcatAGTTATCAAATCCGACTCGATTCGATCGGTTCGACTGAAAACTCGGTCACTCAATCACCTAGTCGGACTGAGTCACTTGTTGAACTGGATGTATAATGGATCCGATCGAATCCGGTTCGACCTGACAGATTTTCATGAAATTCGGTGATCTGACCGGTTAATTTGACCCGGTctggtttcttttttttttttaactttataTGGGTCGTTTCAGAACCACCCcccttcttctcttttccaTTTCAACGAAACCCTAATGCCCAATTGCCAAATATGAGACCCTGAATGTGAATGGAAGTGTGAAACGGTGGAACCCTCCCTCACCCAGCCAAGCGCCAGCCTCGTCTTTGTGGTATGTGCTTTCTCCGTATCACTCGCTGGCTCATAACCTCACCTTGACCTCCTCGCTCTCTCGTCTCTCCCCTCACGCTGACAGTCGTCACTTTCAGTCTCTCACAGCCTCACTTCGTCGCTCTCTCAGTCTCTCATCTTGACCCCTCACCTCGGTCACCGTCGTCCTCCGTGCCCCTGCGTTCGGTTCGTCAGCGGCAGAAGCAGACGGAACTAGTCAAGCAACAGCTGCTCCCTCGGGTGGTGGTGGTTGTCATCTTTTTGTCACGGCAGTCGCATTGTTGGAACCTGTCAATTAGGTCAGCTCCCTTCAAGTTTTCTACTCTGTTCTTTCACTAGAATTGATGTTGAATCTGGTGGTTATTGCTGTTTTATT
This window contains:
- the LOC130975693 gene encoding uncharacterized protein LOC130975693 — its product is MTFMELQNSLCQSMENGTLMRVSKILYWNSVVVFGGLIQFDTMSITDEVTMHNMFQIHRQTQKRQPQIELYVEFETVEAEGIQNDLEVEDDRAVVYEGMNSDSEDDFEATYEAGDEDEDGDVRVETAADNVVVHSSISQPMNVPPFMHELDLDAMHAPEFPEYSNIGVADPEDGEFRIGMEYSSRKSIVAAIRSYTIARGVDYDVYEYEPETFYAKCKMYERGCDWLIRTSSIRKKGCWKIRRYNGRHTCTTGVISQDHSKLDSDTVAEAIRPLVKTDPSIKVKTIIAEVQLRFNYTISYRKAWLAKQKSIAKVFDDWEESYQALLWWLSIMVQKMPGSIVQIETRPLYNGNEEAQGVKILHRVFWSFNPCVRAFRHCKPLVQVDRTHLYEKYKGTLLVAIAQDGNQNIVPIAFAFVEGETADAWHFFLRNLRMHVIRKYGVGMILDRHESIRVAVNRSGSDWQPPRAWWMFCIIS